DNA sequence from the Carassius gibelio isolate Cgi1373 ecotype wild population from Czech Republic chromosome A14, carGib1.2-hapl.c, whole genome shotgun sequence genome:
AGTCTTTTGTGAAATCAGTTTGAATGCTATGTACAGTGGTTGAGTTGGGAATTTACAACAGCAGAATGTTTTTTCATCtgaaattttatttgtaatattttatagtttagCCAGCTTAACCACATGGACTTGAAAACCAACGGCACCGACAACCAGGCCCACCACAACTAAACATCTTTGCAAGAGCTTGAACACCCATTATACGCATGCTATGTGTGGTATGGCAAAACAATGAGACTGGGACGTGAAgatataaagtacaatgttttacCTGAGGCCATGAAAACACTGTCATATACACAATGAGTGAAGGATCTGAGCAAAAATATGTAGCACCTGACATAATGTCTCTTACATTAAACAGTTGAAATATTTGGTGGTGTTATTGTCAATGACTATGACAGCATCAAATAGGCTCCGTAAAAATCATTGTAAATGGGCTTCTCTTGGTCTCGTACAAGCAAATGTCTCTCTGAGGTACATTCACTCACTTTAAAGTTGACATGAAGTTCACATATTGACAAATGTATGTCCAGAAATATTGTTATATCAAGTAAACAAAAAGCCCTAAAACCTGAGACCTACAAAGATTTGGTGTCACACAGCAATAATCAGTAGTTTACAGTAATCCAACAATGTGTTGGAGAGCAGCTGTTGTTAGTACAAGTCGGCAAAATAAAGAAGTGAAAAATCATTAATAACTGATATATGCATCATCAATAAGTGATATATGCAGGAAAAACTAAAGTACACAAAGCTAGCAAGAGCTTCTAGGGGTGTTACTAAATCCACATGAATGATATCTTAAATTCTCAATACAAAAGTGAGCATAAACTCATACAGATACCTTAAACTGCTAACCACAGCTCAGTATCAAATATGGTTTAGTGATCTCAGCTTCAATAGCTAAATAAAACTAATCAAAGGTCTGCTCTTGTGACTTGTGGCTAACATGTACCACGAGCTAAAAATCTGAAAAGGCAACAATTCATTCACCCTTGAAATGGCTTGACAACATCTATCTGTACCACGTTAGCACTTAGCATGTTTTCGAACACCTACACAACCATGTTGATGTGTAATAATTGTGGCTCATTGGTGGCTGACTTGCTCTGTTTCAGTGAAAACCCATTTGGCTTCTCAGTGGACTCGACTAAACAACATGTTGAATTCTCCACAATGTTAAACAGCACTATAAAAAAACCCACACAAGACAAATAAGAATGCAGTAGTCATAGCATTGTTTTGCACGTCACACGTGATTTCTAAAtgactgtaaacaaaaaaaaacagccttaTACTGTGAAGCCTCTCTGGCTATGGCAGGATGTGACAGAGAGCAACTTGTTGAGGGGACAGTACTATAATCATAAGGGTGCAAATTAGTCAAAACAACAACAGTCAAGACATTTTGATGAAGGTCATCTTCACTGATGTGATGGGAATGATGACAACAGGTCCCAGCTTCAAGTATGTGAGTTTCCTTTTTCTTAAGAGCTGAACCTGCTGTTCACAGAGAGTTGTAAAGAAATGCACAGTGAGAGGAAAACAGTCTTGTACAATGCATAGAAtagttttgttagtttttatgAACTTTTCATTGTTTTGTGCAGTTCTCAACCAGGGGAAGGGGAACTGCtacttaaaataagacaaaacaagaaTTCAAATTATCTacaacaactaaaaatcatgAAATGGCTTGTTTTAAATCACCTCAACAGCAGCTTATTTTCTTCagataaaaaatgacaaacaactGGAAAAATCATGGGGCTTTTGAATGTTGTTGCGGATAGTGGGggggccttagggttaaaaaggttGAGAAGCACTGGTTTAATGTAAAACAAGGTCGATTTAAACAACTTACATTCCACAAAGGTTTAATTCCAGTTTCCAATATCACTGTatgagaaaagaaacaaatattgCAGAATTACACCCGCTGCGCGGTTTCAAACTGAATGATAAATGGCAAAGCCTGATACGAATGAACTGGTTCACATAAAACATGAGAGGGGAGATGAGATTTTAGACCAAGAGAAAGAAACAAATCGCACAGTCAGCGCTGGCATCTATCTGTTTGCAGAGCTGTCAGGAATGTTTGAAGTCAAACATTGGTGGATCACAATGATACGAGCGAGTGGTTAGTGATGGACCCTAAAAAACACAATTCACACAAAGCTTTGTGGAGCTTTCAGCAGTTATCCTGGTGGAATGCTTCTGAAGATGGGATCCAAAAACTAAACATGCTGTTAGTgtaatgacagaaataaaaacaaaaacaaaacagaaatatttaaagtGCATGTCAATAGAGGATACAAGAGTGAAACTGTGTTAGGAGGAAATCAAACAAATGCATTCTAAAATAACTATGTAATTAATTTACACAGGAGCAATGCTTGTTATAGAGAGAAAGTTTAAGTCCCTTTGCTCTCATCTGCAGCTCTCAGTACCTTTCTGTAGTTATAAAAGCGTCCTCCTCAAGAGTCACCAGTCGGCATGGCGCGGGGGCGCAGAGGCCCGTGGGAATCGAGTCATAGTGTCATAGGTAGGGATGCTTCAAGCACAAAGGGAAAAACTGTCAGGCCTGGAGTGTATTTAAAATCTACACACACCACTGTGAACGCGCGCTATTAGCTCTCCATCCATCTTTAACCCATCACTAGAAGATCAGGACAGGGCTTTTAAAATGACACATATAGCACTACTACTAATAAAGCTGCTataagtcatttttatttgaaacgCCTCTCATAAAAATATCCTACCACCTGACCATTCAGAAAACAGCCAATTAGAAACTCTGTTATCCCCTACAGAACATTTCCtatataactatttttattttaaattctaatcaaGCAATTATATACTGGAAAATGTGAAAAAACCTTATATTTATCATATCTTGGGTGTTTTTTCCCTTTTCAAACTTGTGACATCTAATgcataaactaccattcaaaatataggattatttttttgtattcatatatatatatatatatatatatatatatatatatatatatatatatatatatatatatatatatatataaaatagtaaaaaaaaatcattttcgaatACATATTCTTTTGAACTCTCTGTGCATTAAAGGATCTTCAAAAATAATGTATCTGTGCTTCCataaaactattaagcagcaaaactttcaacattgattataataacaatgtttcttgagcagcaaatcagcatattagaatgatttctgaaggatcatgtgacactgaagactggagtaatgatgatgaaaattcagctttgccatcaaaggaaaaatgcatttaaaatgttttaaaacagaactattttaaattgtaacaatatttaaaaatatagctTTTTTGCTATACTTTTTAACCAAACAATTTGTCGCTTTTTTCAAAAATCTCATCGACCCCAAATTTCTGAATAATACTGTTTGTATGTATCCCAGCTCTGTCACTCTATAGCACACCATCCTAACCTCTGTTACATGCTTTGCTGTTGAAACACATCATTAGTGATGAGTTGGAGAAAGCCAGAGCAGCCCAGTGAGAATTTCAAGAGTCATGCGAGAATACAAAAATTTGaatgcatgcacaaacacaaattCAGCCAGTCAATAATTTCTGCCAAATCTAATGTATGCAATGttaatataaattcaaatatCATGCAAGAGTGCAAAACACAAATTCTGCATTACTGCTATTGAGTTAGTCTGCATGCAAGCACTATTTTAACAATGACAATAACAAAAAGGAAATTTGCCAGATGCCTGTTTGTGCAAAGGGCAACTTCAAACTGCGCATGCATCAGACCCCTGATATCACCTCACCCAATGCATGCAGTTTATTAGCGTAACACGCTACCTGATTACCTTCCAATTAAAGGATTTTGGATACATTCTAAATGTTCATTATAATAACCATTATTACCAATTTCCATATGGAAATAAcaaatttaatagaaaaaaatgtaaataaaacatgatGAACGTGAAAAATGGCATGTGACTATGGACAAGCTTCATTTTAAAGCATTCTTGAACAATATACATGGAAAATAGAGTATGAAACGGTATAAACTGCAAACATATCTTGTAAAATGTACAGCAATAGTTTTGAAGTGTGCTCTTAAGGTCTCTGTTTTAACAGCCCTTCATGTTAAACAAGGGAGCTTCAAAGATAAGATAACACACCAACACAAGCAGCGCCCTTCACCAGAGAAGCATTACAAGGCTTAGAGCTTAAACCAGCACCATTAAGCAGAAACTTTTATGTACAGAACAGGAAAGGGATATCGTCTAAGCAGTCAATTCGACAGCAAAATATGAGGGGAAAAAACAGCTTACTTTTTCATGGGAATTGTCTCAATGCTAAAAAGATACAAGACAAGCAAAAATGTTACAGAGATGCACTGTAGTGGTGTACAGAGACATCACACGGATGTCAAAACGGACCTCTCTGGTCAAGACACTTGGTGACTTGTCAATTGCAATGATTCTCAACTGTAAATGTATGAAAAACACGAAAACAAAACAATGTACAATATATATGTGTAGTTATCATAAAGTGCAAAGTGCTGGACAGGAAAACGAAGAATGAAGGAAGATGGAAATATCAAGAATGGTTATCATAAGGTGAAATGCCAAGTCCCTGATATAGAGGAACTAGAAAGaagagcacagagagagaaaaaaagattaattaactaCTCCGggctaaagaaagaaaagaatgaggcatttgcacttttatatattatgcatattattCATTGTACAACAGTTAGCTCCAGTCCTGTCATACGTGTTCTTTAGCAGAGTAAAACAGTGTGCAAACAATTTTAACTTTGTTTATGCAACTGTAATCATTGTGGTGCTAAATAGCAATTGCAAACTTGGTGTATTTGGGATACTTACTCGTCATAGACATCCTCTGTGTCCATTCTGCGGTAGAACTTGGCAAGTTTGACCGAAAGGATAATGCTAGGGAGCAGAAACAGTGTGGAACAGCCTAACCCAAACCAGAATGTGTTCTGCAACAAATAAACACAAGATTAAAGCCACCCAAAAACTGCACTCCGCTTAACCATAAAATCCTTTTTGATCAACATACTCTCCATGTATTTCTTCCGACAAGAAGCTTTTCCAAAATACAGAAAGTGGATCTCTAGCATTAAAAGTTATGCTTGTATCGTTATAAACAAGCATTCACATTCAATCGATAAGATGCAAAATGTCCACCCACGCgacaaaatgtggaaaaaagtTTAACAAATAGGTTTAAGTTTATGCAAATAGGTAGTCGTCAGGATTCATTGACTGCAACTTACAAAGACCTCAGATGAAGGCCGCTTCGGATACAATacatataacatacaaaaacTGTCAAATATTAATCCAATATTGTAACAGTATTGTACTGTTTATAACTCTTTCCCAGATATATAATAGAAGGACATTACTCTGATACGCTTATCTGTTGCTGATAACAGAATACTTTCTAATTGTAacagtaaagctgctttgaaacaatatgcatTGTGAAAATGAAGGTGAgaccagcaaaaaaacaaaaacaaaaaccaacaaacaaaaaacaccaaTGGGaggttaaacacttttttttttgctgctgtcaGAGCTGTAAAACTTTTCTTGTGTGTGCCCTGGTATACCCTACATTACGTAGTAAGTACTGTAAGTATATtaataccagtaaattttgaCCTTGTGGGGCCATTGTTTTTGGTCCCCATTAGAAAAACAGCTTATAATCAAAATCTAAAACAGCAGAAAtgtttctgtgaggggtaggtttagggtaaggggatagaaaatacagtttttacagtataaaaataattacttttatgGAATGTACCCATAAAAGAtggaaaccagtgtgtgtgtAACGAAATCTGAAATTTCTTTTGGAGAAATCCTTATCTGTAAAACAGTAAATGACATAGAAGTCCTATCCTCTTACTATCctcttaaaaaatcttactgaccctaaactttttaaAGGGTTGTCTAGCTCTTTAAACAAATAGTTTCAcgtaaatgaacattttatttacttaatctgattttttttctgacCACATTATTGATAATTGTATGTATATCTTCACAAAATACTTCAGGGGACTTGGAATATATAGTGAATGAGTAGTTTGTCCTccttttattctgttttttaaGCTTTGGCAATATAAATCACCATCCATATTAACTCTGTGTAAAACCgaacacactttttttatttaatggatGTCAAAAAAGAATGGTGTTGtaaggacatgagggtgagtaaattatgagatTAATTTTATTTCCAGTGTTTCTAGTGATTCTAGTACCGATGGCCTGGATGTTACCATTGAATCCAGCAGGAAACTGCATCCTAGGATCTCGGCCGCGTCCACAATGTTGCTGAGTGGTTTACAGGTAGCGACGTCCAGGGCCAGCTACAATGAGGCAgcaaaactttaaattaaaataatgcagAAGAACCAAAAGATCATCCCTAATCTAACGATATTATTTCAGATAgataatacagtttaaaatactcACAGATGTTCTGATCCAGTCAATATACTGCTTGAAATACCCTATAATAGTCTGCTTGTATTTCTCTGTTTCCTGTTTGAGCATATATTAGCCATCAGTACAATACAACTATACACCAATCATTACAGATATGTTTTATCTTTCACATTACCTGATTGACCACAAATGTTGCATTTTGGGAAATTAGGAACTGGGTGGCATCAATGGCTGCTAATACGTCTCTAACTCTGACCTAAAAAACAGTTGCATTTACTGCTCATCAGAAAGCGTGTTCTGAAATGGATCTGTTATGATATTTTTAAACTGGTGGCAGTTTTAAAATGAGCAACTTACAGTCAGGTCTGAGGACGTCCTCTCCAGAAATCTGATGCTCTGATTAAGTGTGCTCTTTAATAAGAAAGATAATAGACACAAAACAAgaatcatgtccaaaatgatctataattttaaatgcttatttAATGGTACAAAAATAACAACTGTAAAGGATTATTTTGGAAACATAAACTGACAATTCAAGGGATTCAGCAGAGTGACAAAACGCCATGCAACCTGATAGTTGCACTGCATGCATCACATACACATTatgtcacaaataaataaataaagtgacacAAAACTGTTGTACTATATGATACATCTGGCACACATGTAAACATTCCAGTCATGCAAATGCATTAaccaatgattaaaaaaaaagaaaaagaaaacatcaacATTTTCTGTTTGATGTACTAGATGGACAGATATCCAACACTTCACCCTTTGACCAGTTTATGAATCTGTCACTAGGACAAAGATAAGGTGAAGCCGCTCTAAAAAGAGGCTTGTTTTTCCATGATGTTATAACAGAGAAACTGTACCAAGTGGAGCAAACAACTTACAGGTTATGTAGCTATGACTGGTAGGCTTACCCTCGCTTTCACATATTTCTCGGAAGTCATAAATTAAGTTGAATgtgataaagaaaataaaaaaaatgtattgtttaaaatCAGGTACGAACATGAATATGAAAATCTTTGAGAAGTTTTTAATTTACAACACTTGTCACTTGTAGACCAGAAATGATTCAACAGAACAGAATACTCAAATGAGCATCAATGAAACTGGGATAGATTACCATGGACTGCTCCAGTGGGATGACTTGCTGGATGTGGATCTGCCTTATAGTATTAGCGTGTCCTTTTAATGAGGTTTGCAAGGTCCCTTTAggctgcaagagagagagagagagagagagagatagtgtaaatgagaataaaaaaaatacatacagctACTAACAATGCCACTGAATTTCatgtaatattaacaaaatatggaataattacaatttataatccttttagaatgatttttaattagACCAAACATAAATCTTATAAACCTCATAAATCTTACCAACTGATCAGCTTGAGCATCAAGCTGACTGGCGAAATCCACTAGATTAATGCGAGTCACTCCTTTATTCACCTGAAAAGATAAACAGACACACATGAGAACCCACAGTTTCTTATCTGATCTGGGACTGAACATGCACCGAAGCCTATGGTTCCAAAGTTTCAATCAAAACGAGTTTATGTATGTTATGTACCTCCTCCAAATAGGCAGCAAAGTCAATCTCATTAATCCCAGTTTCAGTGAAGCTGATGAGATTCTGTTTGCCTTCTGACTCCAGAAGAATGATGCCATGCAGGTCCACCTTCATCCCTTCAAACTTCCTTGACACATCTCTGGAGTACTGCAGAAAGAAAAGAAGTTCTGTATATGATTCCAACATGAGTCTAGGAAATCTGGATGGACTGTCATGAAATATTCTAAAACATACAGTCTGACCAGTAGGACCACTAGTAAAAAACAAtaacttactatatatatatattaaattaaattaaatttatgcatttagcagacgcttttatccaaagcgtctaacagtgcattcaggctatcaatttttacatatcatatatatgtaatatatatatatatatacacacatgtatatatatatatacatatatatatatatatatatatatatatatatatatatatatatatatatttatataatggttACTAGTGACTcagatgtatatttataaaaaaagcataataacATGATAAAAGCTAATCATATACATAACCTGTTAACaccaacatttttattattctgtgGTAAAGTATTGTCTTAGTATTTAGCATGTGCCTTTAATAGAAGCACTTGTTCTGCATGTGCTCCACAAGTTTTTGCAAAAGCTGATGTttatgttctccagcatgatttgagaagaTCTCAAGAGCATCCTGTGCTACAGTGGGAACACAATCATCTGTCCATTTGCATAAATCGGTTCacatgattttctttattttacatttcataaaaatccTAAAACATTCCATTCTGTGTGGTCTCAGATTTGTGGGTCCTGTGTGGATCAAGAATGTTGGCTTGAAGGATTTTAAGTGAAAACAAAAATCATTCTGATGGAATGAAGGAATTTATATAGActctatataaaatgttttaaatggttacgcatgaaatgttttgagatattttggcaattcaaaagaacagagaaaaacaacaacactggatTGGATAAACATATTTTGGACAGTGTTACTTAAAATAGTGAATGGTTTGCATTTCCTTTAAGACACAATCCACAATGCGTGCCTCCATTTGAGGACTTGTGGTCCTGACAAAAAAGGTTGATATCTGCAGATTCATGCCACTCATGTGGCGGTTATGTGGGCGGTTAtgttatcatttatagcacaattgtttatacaattatttatttgccaatttgtaaatctcttttttttttttgtctgtgtgttgttgtctctgtgtactggaagcttatgtcactaaaacaaattccttgtatgcgtaatcatacttggcaataaagctctttctgattctgattctgattctgagaaCACAAGCATTCAGCTCGCAAGTGAGTTGAATGCGCTCATTGCTCTTATTTCTTTGTGAAAAAGCATGGATGGAGTGCTTTCGACTGTTGAGGAAGCATGGTTTGCTCGTTGTATGCATTTGTGGGATTACTGAGAAGGAAGGTAGAAGTCTGGTTCTCCTTTGCTTCACCTTCACCCGAGATTTTAGACAGCGTTTGCATGAATGCGTTCACTTCTAATTGGATTTGAATGGGTTCATAGCGATGTATTCACAGCAGTGGATTCTGTTCACGCTTGATTCTTAAGGGAACCTAGCCTTTGTACAGAGCACATTGAGGACAGTTGTGTACCCAACTTGGCTGAATGGGATGTCCCTATGTAATATTAGTGTTGATTGGGTTCCCCATTTCCCCCCAAAGTTATTTTAGCTGTCCAAGCATCATTGGCGTGCCCCCCTTCTTAAATCGGTGTATGTTTGCCACTATTTTTGGTGCTCTCTCACCAGATGGATAGGCAATGCACCTAGGCATGGCATAGTGGGTATTTCATAGGGCTGGattttgacacaaatttcacAATTCGATTCGATCATCCTTCACAagctttcattttaatattagttatttTGGATTTACTGTATACCAGGTACATcaagcaaaaaaacaacaacaaaatagctCAACTGATGCTGTAAAATATACTTGAGAGTCaatattatttttgaaaagtTGAAATTTGCTGATTtgtaaacaaacacttaaaatatactcAGTAAGGTTAGTTTGGATATTAAGATTATAATActaactttaactttaaattacagaattatattacataattataGCTTTTTTAAATCTTGTCTTTTAATTAAACTCAGTTTGTGACTAGTTCCACACATAAAGGTGGACATATACTAGATTTGGTTTTATCATATGCCTTGCCTATTGGTAATATTTACCAATATTACTCCTTGTGATTCTAAAACGACTGCTCCAGCCCGCTGCTGTCGTACGATGAATCCTACAACTGCTCAATTGTTTTCTGTGGCTTTCAATGGCATTGGTGATGATTATTCAATTTCCTCAAATGGCCTGAATACAGATGACTTAACCTCTCTTTTCTTTTCAACCTGCTAAAGTATTTTGGATACATCCCCCTTTAGGATGGTTCGAGAAAGACCTATAGAGTTCAACCGTGGCTGAATGCTACTACTCCAGCTGTAAGACTTGAGTGTAGAAGGGTAGAACGCCACTGGAAGAAAGATAAATTGCAGATTTCTTTCTATATTTTAAAGGAGAACTTGTCTAAATATCAAATAATTGAGGTTATTTAGATCTGAGAAATTAAAATATCTCTCTAATGTTATCTGTAATAACTCTCATAATCCAGGTGTGCTTTTCAGAACAATTAACGCTGCTTTGGACTCTTCCCAAGCTACTTGTTTAGAGCCTTCTGCTgaaatgtttgagatttttttttatctttttattgcgTGTTCTGCTGGGAAGATTTCGAATATCACTGTAAATATAGTTGTAGTTTGCTTGTTCTCATGAGCGAAGCCTTGATCCACTCACAACACTAGTGTTAAAGAAGGCTGAGATGTTGAAGATCTTATCCAGATGAAGAGCTGAGTAAATCCCTCTGTTGTCCTTACAGTTACTGcaaaagaagagagaaaaaggAGGGAAATCAAACCTAACTCCATCTTATTATGAGCAGACTTTCATTTCAGACTTTTAATTCTctgctgccatctgctggacTATTGAAGGATGAAGACAAATCTAttgtaaaatggcacagaaaAGTTAAGTTCAGAGAAAATTGGTAATTTGTTTGAATATTTGGTTcaatatttagtatttaatacactaaatgtatatatttatccaaatatttatttaaaaaaaattgcacttacAATACAGCACCAATACTTAACAGCACTATTATAGAGTAATATAAttgttcattttatatttattagataTACATTACAAGGTTACCTGTAGAGAGAATATGCTGTAAGGTCCATCTCAGGGTCATTGTACAGGTATCCTGGTATGAAGTTTCTCCAAGCAGAGTTGACCAGGTTGGGTGTATCTAACACCTACACACAACATAATCACACTGCATCTCGTATCGTTCTCCAGCATGATGTGAGATGATCCATAGATCAGAAAAACTTCTGACATTGTGTCGTTTCTCTTACCTTAAACAGTTGTCGGGTTTGAAATGGTTCACACACAAGCTTTTCTAGATTCCCACCCACCAAAAACAGCACTGTTATCACTCCCATGAGCACCCAGGAGAACAGGAAGCTGAAGCCCACACCACTGCGAGACAGAGGAAGAGTGTGTCAGTGAGTGCAGACAAAACGGTCTTATACCACATCCTGCACTCAGTGTTGTTGCACTCGAACTCACGCCATGAGCAGATTGCCTCCTGTGTTAGAGACGCAACCACGTGTGGTTGGAGTTGAGTGCCTGTCAAATCCCAGAATACCACACAACAAACCCAGAAAATTGAAGGTGAGGATGAGCACAACCATACAGCACAGGGTAACACAACAGATCcacctaaaaacaaaaacattatgaacAAGATCGAGGTCACGAAAACAAGGACAATAAAGGTTGTGAAGAGTTTTTGTCTGGTCGAGTTGAGTCCTCTGAAGCACCTGTAGAAATCCATCTGATCGACCTGAGGGTAGATGTCCTcgatctgtgagtgtgtgtgagagatcatTTTGGTGAAGTTGGACACAGAGCTTTGAACCGGGAAGAGCTTGGTGAAACTGGTGATGTTTGATCCAATCTCGTCCAGCAGAACTTTCACCCCTACAGGAGACACAACAGTATTAGAAAATGCTTTAGTGCAGATTCATTGACATTTTTATGTGAAAAGCATATTTCATCATCTATGCTATTCACAGGAAATCGTGTCTTATTGTATGTGCCCAGGTATGCAAAGCAAAGGGAAATGTCAAGGAAAAAAACTCGATAAACGTCCATCCTCCTCTTATGACACTATGTTATTAAGGCAATGTTTAAATGAATTTGACCTGAATAACATTAACAATTTTTACACCATAATCAAAGCATTCATCTAAGTTAGGTTAACTTTAAATCTCAAAAATGTGTTAGTAATGTGTGGAAATTAGCATTCAAATAGAATAATAAATATGAACTAGaagtataaaataaaagttttgttcatGGTTAGTTCCTATTAGCTTTTACAGTAACTAATGTTAATGTATAGAACCTTATTGCAAAgtctaaatgtttacatttagtaagttaaaagtaaagaaatgtatcattttatttcttattactgAGAGGGGACTTTGTATGAAACTTTAGatggtctgtaaaaaaaaaagaaaattcctaAGATCTGATTTCTGGTCTAGATTTAATCTTGAAACTCACCTTCCACAATATTTCGGGTTTGATCTCTTACCAAGGTGGGAGTGTCATTAAAGGATGCAAAGCCCTGTGCGATTAGGATGAAAAGGTGCAAGAGTGAGAAAAGTTTATATGTTCCTTAAAAaccaacatgaaatcaaaactgaaatgAAACCTTATTTCAGTCACGAATATGaccttttcacttttcaacccCCTACCCTCAAACTGCTTGGATTCATGTTAGTATGTATGACCACtcagtgttcgaactataccgtgtcttctgggggagcccacttttttttttgggggggggggggtgcacttGCGTGTGCCTCAAATAAGGTCAGCTACAAGTGAATGCACTATTATTAGATTTTATCGACACTAGTGCCTCAAAAAAACTTAcaatgacttacaaagatacataacagctacaactgtatatgcattactttatatatatatatatatatatatatatatatatactttatcaaCACAAGTTGATAGGTCAAACAGCAAACAAACAGCCACCCACAAAAAAACCtgtgtttatatacattttttcgcAACTTGTTCTGAGCAGCACTGCTTATTTCCCCATTAATCCACTCCTCAAACAAGTGCGTGCCAGGTaacttttcagacagaagaaggttttttgcATCCCTACAAGAG
Encoded proteins:
- the LOC128027554 gene encoding prominin-1-A isoform X10, with product MMWKTVLIFLCWGLSSGELQDRHSGAPATPARRTLDFGFVPSGVYDTVAYYEPGAIGILFNMMHAFLYVVQPNPFPEDLVITVAKDKFGAIQSESQKPENIVLMLQVIYYEIGFVVCTALGLLFTLLLPLVGLLFCLCRCCDNCGGEMHQRQRKNADCLRGLLTTLLLTTTFIITAGVLCAYTANQNLSSQLKSMRSLVKSNLKDLHTFANQTPAQIDYLISQYGTVKHRVLYDLDNVGLLLGASIHEELGKDVQPALNAALSMTGTMRDTKDALENVSLTLDTLQEGTVKLQANLSLVRGSLSSALNDPVCTEKHSTEICQNIRSTLPRLDIAANYSSLPDVTNQLDKVNDVLKTDLGQIVKKGFASFNDTPTLVRDQTRNIVEGVKVLLDEIGSNITSFTKLFPVQSSVSNFTKMISHTHSQIEDIYPQVDQMDFYRWICCVTLCCMVVLILTFNFLGLLCGILGFDRHSTPTTRGCVSNTGGNLLMAGVGFSFLFSWVLMGVITVLFLVGGNLEKLVCEPFQTRQLFKVLDTPNLVNSAWRNFIPGYLYNDPEMDLTAYSLYSNCKDNRGIYSALHLDKIFNISAFFNTSVYSRDVSRKFEGMKVDLHGIILLESEGKQNLISFTETGINEIDFAAYLEEVNKGVTRINLVDFASQLDAQADQLPKGTLQTSLKGHANTIRQIHIQQVIPLEQSMKYVKARSTLNQSIRFLERTSSDLTVRVRDVLAAIDATQFLISQNATFVVNQETEKYKQTIIGYFKQYIDWIRTSLALDVATCKPLSNIVDAAEILGCSFLLDSMNTFWFGLGCSTLFLLPSIILSVKLAKFYRRMDTEDVYDDSSISGTWHFTL
- the LOC128027554 gene encoding prominin-1-A isoform X7, encoding MMWKTVLIFLCWGLSSGELQDRHSGAPATPARRTLDFGFVPSGVYDTVAYYEPGAIGILFNMMHAFLYVVQPNPFPEDLVITVAKDKFGAIQSESQKPENIVLMLQVIYYEIGFVVCTALGLLFTLLLPLVGLLFCLCRCCDNCGGEMHQRQRKNADCLRGLLTTLLLTTTFIITAGVLCAYTANQNLSSQLKSMRSLVKSNLKDLHTFANQTPAQIDYLISQYGTVKHRVLYDLDNVGLLLGASIHEELGKDVQPALNAALSMTGTMRDTKDALENVSLTLDTLQEGTVKLQANLSLVRGSLSSALNDPVCTEKHSTEICQNIRSTLPRLDIAANYSSLPDVTNQLDKVNDVLKTDLGQIVKKGFASFNDTPTLVRDQTRNIVEGVKVLLDEIGSNITSFTKLFPVQSSVSNFTKMISHTHSQIEDIYPQVDQMDFYRWICCVTLCCMVVLILTFNFLGLLCGILGFDRHSTPTTRGCVSNTGGNLLMAGVGFSFLFSWVLMGVITVLFLVGGNLEKLVCEPFQTRQLFKVLDTPNLVNSAWRNFIPGYLYNDPEMDLTAYSLYSNCKDNRGIYSALHLDKIFNISAFFNTSVYSRDVSRKFEGMKVDLHGIILLESEGKQNLISFTETGINEIDFAAYLEEVNKGVTRINLVDFASQLDAQADQLPKGTLQTSLKGHANTIRQIHIQQVIPLEQSMKYVKARSTLNQSIRFLERTSSDLTVRVRDVLAAIDATQFLISQNATFVVNQETEKYKQTIIGYFKQYIDWIRTSLALDVATCKPLSNIVDAAEILGCSFLLDSMVTSRPSNTFWFGLGCSTLFLLPSIILSVKLAKFYRRMDTEDVYDDSSISGTWHFTL